Proteins co-encoded in one Marmota flaviventris isolate mMarFla1 chromosome 9, mMarFla1.hap1, whole genome shotgun sequence genomic window:
- the Dhcr7 gene encoding 7-dehydrocholesterol reductase isoform X2 has translation MAAKSQPSAPQPGSPGRVTNGKAASQGQWGRAWEVDWFSLASVVFLLLFAPFIVYYFIMACDQYSCSLTAPLLDIAAGRASLADIWAKTPPVTTRAALLYTSWVAFQVLLYTMLPDFCHRFLPGYVGGVQEGAVTPAGAVNKYQVNGLQAWLITHLLWFANSHLLSWFSPTIIFDNWIPLLWCANFLGYAVSTFAMIKGYFFPTNAEDCKFTGNFFYNYMMGIEFNPRLGKWFDFKLFFNGRPGIVAWTLINLSFAAKQQELYGQVTNSMVLVNVLQAMYVLDFFWNETWYLKTIDICHDHFGWYLGWGDCVWLPYLYTLQGLYLVYHPVQLSTHHAVAVLLLGLLGYYIFRMANHQKDLFRRTDGRCLIWGRKPKAIECVYTSADGQKHRSKLLVSGFWGVARHFNYTGDLMGSLAYCLACGGGHLLPYFYIIYMTILLTHRCLRDEHRCASKYGRDWQRYTATVPYRLLPGVF, from the exons ATGGCTGCAAAATCCCAGCCCAGCGCTCCCCAGCCCGGGAGTCCCGGCCGCGTCACCAACGGCAAGGCGGCGTCTCAAGGCCAGTGGGGCCGCGCCTG GGAGGTGGACTGGTTCTCCCTGGCCAGCGTTGTGTTCCTGCTGCTCTTCGCGCCCTTCATTGTGTACTACTTCATCATGGCGTGCGACCAGTACAGCTGCTCGCTGACCGCGCCCCTGCTGGACATCGCCGCCGGCCGTGCTAGCCTGGCAGACATCTGGGCCAAGACCCCGCCGGTGACCACGAGAGCCGCCCTGCTCTACACCTCGTGGGTGGCCTTCCAG GTGCTCCTGTACACGATGCTTCCCGACTTCTGCCACAGGTTCCTGCCAGGCTACGTGGGAGGAGTGCAAGAAGGGGCCGTGACCCCGGCAG GCGCCGTGAACAAGTACCAGGTCAACGGCCTGCAGGCCTGGCTCATAACGCATCTCCTCTGGTTTGCCAACTCTCACCTCCTGTCCTGGTTCTCCCCCACCATCATCTTTGACAACTGGATACCGCTGCTCTGGTGCGCCAACTTCCTGGGCTACGCTGTCTCCACGTTCGCCATGATCAAGGGCTACTTCTTCCCCACTAATGCCGAGGACTG CAAGTTCACGGGCAACTTCTTCTACAACTACATGATGGGCATCGAGTTCAACCCCCGCCTCGGGAAGTGGTTTGACTTCAAGCTGTTCTTCAACGGACGCCCGGGGATTGTGGCCTGGACCCTCATCAACCTGTCCTTTGCAGCTAAGCAGCAGGAACTCTACGGCCAGGTGACCAACTCCATGGTCCTGGTCAATGTCCTGCAG GCCATGTACGTGCTTGACTTCTTCTGGAACGAGACCTGGTACCTGAAGACCATCGACATCTGCCACGACCACTTCGGCTGGTACCTGGGCTGGGGCGACTGCGTCTGGCTGCCGTACCTGTACACGCTGCAG GGCCTGTACCTGGTCTACCACCCCGTGCAGCTGTCCACCCACCACGCCGTGGCTGTCCTGCTGCTGGGCTTGCTGGGCTACTACATTTTCCGGATGGCCAACCATCAGAAGGACCTGTTCCGTCGGACGGATGGACGCTGCCTCATCTGGGGCCGGAAGCCCAAGGCCATCGAGTGCGTGTACACGTCGGCAGATGGGCAGAAGCACCGCAGCAAGCTGCTGGTGTCGGGCTTCTGGGGCGTGGCCCGCCACTTCAACTACACGGGCGACCTGATGGGCAGCCTGGCCTACTGCCTGGCCTGTGGCGGCGGCCACCTGCTGCCCTACTTCTACATCATCTACATGACCATCCTGCTCACCCACCGCTGCCTCCGGGACGAGCACCGCTGTGCCAGCAAGTACGGCCGCGACTGGCAGCGCTACACCGCCACCGTGCCCTACCGCCTGCTGCCCGGGGTCTTCTAG
- the Dhcr7 gene encoding 7-dehydrocholesterol reductase isoform X1, with translation MSRAGPPKPNLSQRALMRRMSLLGTFHSAGLPGRGGQPLSPCEAEVPSSVRRGSWPPLSARPGADGWSGLLTQTLTVLTPPTSVRLQAARGQVVWTSSLSLPTELPAWGEAGGLRALTRGAWDPWDNPTLRLLPLLTNPRPTTRLWPVKENRPRERAGLPSFCSLRGATGHSAGEPGSSFLWDGTQVPWTGDPGSKSGLDQAGTGSQATGAGQERRRRVSPSPAGAVNKYQVNGLQAWLITHLLWFANSHLLSWFSPTIIFDNWIPLLWCANFLGYAVSTFAMIKGYFFPTNAEDCKFTGNFFYNYMMGIEFNPRLGKWFDFKLFFNGRPGIVAWTLINLSFAAKQQELYGQVTNSMVLVNVLQAMYVLDFFWNETWYLKTIDICHDHFGWYLGWGDCVWLPYLYTLQGLYLVYHPVQLSTHHAVAVLLLGLLGYYIFRMANHQKDLFRRTDGRCLIWGRKPKAIECVYTSADGQKHRSKLLVSGFWGVARHFNYTGDLMGSLAYCLACGGGHLLPYFYIIYMTILLTHRCLRDEHRCASKYGRDWQRYTATVPYRLLPGVF, from the exons ATGTCCCGGGCTGGCCCTCCCAAGCCAAATCTGTCCCAAAGAGCACTCATGAGGAGAATGAGTTTACTGGGAACTTTCCACAGCGCCGGGCTTCCAGGCAGAGGAGGGCAGCCGTTGTCCCCATGTGAGGCTGAAGTCCCTTCCTCAGTCAGGAGGGGCTCCTGGCCCCCACTGTCTGCCCGTCCCGGGGCAGATGGATGGAGCGGCctcctaactcaaaccctgaccGTCCTGACCCCACCCACCTCAGTCCGGCTTCAGGCTGCGCGTGGGCAGGTGGTTTGGACGTCCTCCCTGTCTCTGCCCACAGAGCTCCCTGCCTGGGGGGAGGCTGGCGGGCTCCGGGCACTCACAAGGGGAGCCTGGGACCCATGGGACAACCCTACTCTGCGCCTGTTGCCCCTCCTGACAAACCCCAGGCCCACGACTCGGTTGTGGCCAGTGAAGGAGAATCGGCCAAGGGAGAGGGCTGGCCTCCCTTCCTTCTGCAGTCTGAGGGGTGCTACTGGCCATTCGGCTGGTGAACCTGGAAGTAGCTTCCTCTGGGATGGGACCCAGGTTCCCTGGACAGGGGACCCAGGGAGCAAGTCGGGCCTCGACCAGGCAGGGACAGGCAGCCAAGCGACTGGTGCAGGTCAGGAAAGGCGGCGACGTGTCTCGCCCTCCCCCGCAGGCGCCGTGAACAAGTACCAGGTCAACGGCCTGCAGGCCTGGCTCATAACGCATCTCCTCTGGTTTGCCAACTCTCACCTCCTGTCCTGGTTCTCCCCCACCATCATCTTTGACAACTGGATACCGCTGCTCTGGTGCGCCAACTTCCTGGGCTACGCTGTCTCCACGTTCGCCATGATCAAGGGCTACTTCTTCCCCACTAATGCCGAGGACTG CAAGTTCACGGGCAACTTCTTCTACAACTACATGATGGGCATCGAGTTCAACCCCCGCCTCGGGAAGTGGTTTGACTTCAAGCTGTTCTTCAACGGACGCCCGGGGATTGTGGCCTGGACCCTCATCAACCTGTCCTTTGCAGCTAAGCAGCAGGAACTCTACGGCCAGGTGACCAACTCCATGGTCCTGGTCAATGTCCTGCAG GCCATGTACGTGCTTGACTTCTTCTGGAACGAGACCTGGTACCTGAAGACCATCGACATCTGCCACGACCACTTCGGCTGGTACCTGGGCTGGGGCGACTGCGTCTGGCTGCCGTACCTGTACACGCTGCAG GGCCTGTACCTGGTCTACCACCCCGTGCAGCTGTCCACCCACCACGCCGTGGCTGTCCTGCTGCTGGGCTTGCTGGGCTACTACATTTTCCGGATGGCCAACCATCAGAAGGACCTGTTCCGTCGGACGGATGGACGCTGCCTCATCTGGGGCCGGAAGCCCAAGGCCATCGAGTGCGTGTACACGTCGGCAGATGGGCAGAAGCACCGCAGCAAGCTGCTGGTGTCGGGCTTCTGGGGCGTGGCCCGCCACTTCAACTACACGGGCGACCTGATGGGCAGCCTGGCCTACTGCCTGGCCTGTGGCGGCGGCCACCTGCTGCCCTACTTCTACATCATCTACATGACCATCCTGCTCACCCACCGCTGCCTCCGGGACGAGCACCGCTGTGCCAGCAAGTACGGCCGCGACTGGCAGCGCTACACCGCCACCGTGCCCTACCGCCTGCTGCCCGGGGTCTTCTAG